A section of the Saccharopolyspora gregorii genome encodes:
- a CDS encoding response regulator transcription factor — translation MQPRVLVVDDEPGVRTALRRGLTAEGMEVAVAVEGVEALRLAATGSFDVVVLDVMLPGLSGYRVLERLRGQGITTPVLLLSAKDGEVDQADGLDLGADGYLVKPFSFLVLTAQVRALARRGESSARHARLRVGELEIDRDAREVSWAGSPVALSPREYGLLVALASRPGTVVPKEDLLRQVWGADQFVTRNVVEVYVGYLRRKLTAAGAGHLVRTVRGHGYQVSVEPDQDEVAAAEPTKPRGGDGSR, via the coding sequence ATGCAGCCGCGGGTGTTGGTGGTCGACGACGAACCGGGAGTCCGGACCGCGCTGCGGCGCGGCCTGACCGCCGAGGGCATGGAGGTCGCGGTCGCGGTCGAGGGAGTGGAGGCGTTGCGGCTCGCCGCCACCGGGTCCTTCGACGTCGTGGTGCTGGACGTGATGCTCCCCGGCCTGTCCGGGTACCGCGTGCTGGAGCGCCTGCGCGGCCAGGGGATCACGACCCCGGTCCTGCTGCTGTCCGCGAAGGACGGCGAGGTCGATCAAGCCGACGGGCTGGACCTCGGTGCCGACGGCTACTTGGTCAAGCCGTTCTCCTTCCTGGTGCTGACCGCGCAAGTCCGGGCCCTGGCACGTCGCGGCGAGAGCTCCGCGCGGCACGCCAGGTTGCGCGTGGGCGAGCTGGAGATCGACCGCGATGCCCGTGAGGTGAGCTGGGCCGGATCACCGGTGGCGCTCTCCCCGCGCGAGTACGGGTTGCTGGTCGCGCTGGCGAGCCGTCCGGGCACCGTGGTGCCGAAGGAGGACCTGCTTCGCCAGGTGTGGGGCGCGGACCAGTTCGTCACCCGCAACGTGGTCGAGGTCTACGTCGGCTACCTGCGGCGCAAGCTCACCGCGGCGGGCGCTGGGCACCTGGTGCGCACGGTCCGCGGCCACGGTTACCAGGTCAGCGTCGAACCGGACCAGGACGAGGTCGCCGCCGCCGAACCGACGAAGCCACGCGGTGGGGACGGCTCCCGGTGA
- a CDS encoding LolA family protein — protein MKRRNVVVAASAGGLAGLLGLTALSLPAGADEDPQLPPVAPEALVESVLTSTPPALTGTVRVDNALGLPALPGVDGGAGSMLGDGTSTLRVWNDGQGHKRAALPSSSGEVTVVDDGTALWKWDSESRTATRATKPANAGDEDVRGPLGHGRGAADQDPAALSRSIVEQLRQTSDVAVDGTATVAGRDAYELVLTPKPTERTVLREVRLAVDAETRSPLEVTVLTNGSDEPALRAGFSELDLSQPDPAMFRFTPPAGTKVEEAPAGDRHHREGRPEGRPEHAGQHPTVVGDGWDTVLVAHLPQQPERAESPRGEDGQRGGERANPQALAQQLGKPVSGPWGDGWLISTKVGSALVTSDGRVAAGAVPEQVLTTAVGTP, from the coding sequence ATGAAACGCAGGAACGTCGTAGTCGCCGCGTCGGCGGGCGGGCTGGCCGGGTTGCTCGGCCTCACCGCACTGAGCCTGCCTGCCGGCGCGGACGAGGACCCGCAGCTGCCGCCGGTCGCGCCCGAAGCGCTGGTGGAATCGGTGCTGACCTCGACTCCCCCGGCGCTGACCGGAACGGTGCGGGTGGACAACGCGCTCGGCCTCCCGGCGCTGCCCGGCGTCGACGGCGGCGCCGGCTCGATGTTGGGCGACGGGACCAGCACGCTCCGGGTGTGGAACGACGGGCAGGGGCACAAGCGCGCCGCGCTGCCCTCGTCCTCCGGCGAGGTGACCGTCGTCGACGACGGGACCGCGCTGTGGAAGTGGGACTCGGAATCCCGCACCGCGACCCGGGCCACCAAACCCGCGAACGCGGGGGACGAGGATGTTCGCGGCCCGCTCGGCCACGGCCGCGGTGCGGCGGACCAGGACCCGGCGGCGCTCTCCCGGAGCATCGTCGAACAGCTGCGGCAGACCAGCGACGTCGCCGTGGACGGCACCGCGACCGTCGCGGGCCGGGACGCCTACGAGCTCGTGCTGACACCGAAGCCGACCGAGCGCACCGTGCTGCGGGAGGTCCGGCTGGCGGTGGACGCGGAGACCCGCTCGCCGCTGGAGGTCACCGTGCTGACCAACGGCTCGGACGAACCGGCGCTGCGCGCCGGGTTCTCCGAGCTCGACCTGTCCCAGCCGGACCCGGCGATGTTCCGCTTCACCCCACCGGCCGGCACGAAGGTCGAAGAGGCCCCGGCCGGGGATCGGCACCACCGGGAAGGCCGGCCGGAGGGCCGCCCGGAGCACGCCGGGCAGCACCCGACCGTCGTCGGCGACGGCTGGGACACGGTGCTCGTCGCGCACCTGCCGCAGCAGCCGGAGCGGGCCGAGTCGCCGCGCGGCGAGGACGGGCAGCGCGGTGGCGAGCGGGCGAACCCGCAGGCGCTGGCGCAGCAGCTGGGCAAGCCGGTCAGCGGACCGTGGGGCGACGGCTGGCTGATCAGCACGAAGGTCGGGTCCGCCCTGGTCACCTCCGACGGCCGCGTCGCGGCCGGTGCGGTTCCCGAGCAGGTGCTCACCACCGCGGTCGGGACTCCGTGA
- a CDS encoding ABC transporter ATP-binding protein encodes MTGVAEQAEQAGAATSAPAAVEVYAARTSGLRKTYGDTVAVAGIDLAVPRGAVVGVLGPNGSGKTTTIRMLLGLIRPTAGSVELLGRALPDEADRVLPRVGALVEGPGFHPFLSGRENLLRCAAMEPDLAGADIRAAVDGALHRVGLTAAAGRRFRGYSLGMKQRLGLAAALLVPRELVVLDEPTNGLDPAGTREIRQIIAELHAVGTTVLVSSHLLSEVEATCTHVAVLHRGTLVAQGELASLLESGGPHLMISTPDLDAGLDALRDSGISARAEQGALRVDLSEVDAPEVVATLVRAEVGVHEARRGRAGLEDLFARLTEEES; translated from the coding sequence ATGACCGGAGTGGCCGAACAGGCCGAGCAGGCGGGGGCGGCCACGTCCGCCCCCGCCGCGGTCGAGGTGTACGCCGCGCGGACCTCCGGCCTGCGCAAGACCTACGGCGACACCGTGGCCGTCGCGGGCATCGACCTCGCCGTTCCCCGCGGCGCGGTGGTCGGGGTGCTGGGTCCGAACGGATCCGGCAAGACCACCACGATCCGGATGCTGCTGGGCTTGATCAGGCCCACGGCGGGCTCGGTCGAACTGCTGGGCCGCGCGCTGCCGGACGAGGCCGACCGGGTGCTGCCCCGCGTCGGGGCGCTCGTCGAGGGACCGGGCTTCCACCCGTTCCTGTCCGGCCGGGAGAACCTGCTGCGGTGCGCCGCGATGGAGCCCGACCTGGCGGGTGCCGACATCCGGGCGGCGGTGGACGGAGCGCTGCACCGCGTCGGGCTGACGGCCGCCGCGGGCCGCCGGTTCCGCGGCTACTCGCTGGGCATGAAGCAACGGCTGGGGTTGGCCGCGGCCCTGCTGGTGCCGCGGGAACTGGTGGTGCTCGACGAGCCCACCAACGGGCTGGACCCGGCGGGCACCAGGGAGATCCGCCAGATCATCGCCGAGCTGCACGCCGTCGGCACGACCGTGCTGGTGTCCTCGCACCTGCTGTCCGAGGTGGAGGCGACCTGCACCCACGTGGCGGTGCTGCACCGGGGCACGCTGGTCGCGCAGGGTGAGCTGGCGAGCCTGCTGGAATCGGGCGGACCGCACCTGATGATCTCCACCCCGGACCTCGATGCCGGGCTGGACGCGCTGCGGGACAGCGGGATCTCCGCCCGGGCGGAGCAGGGCGCGCTGCGCGTGGATCTGTCCGAAGTGGACGCTCCAGAAGTGGTGGCGACGCTGGTCCGCGCCGAAGTCGGGGTGCACGAGGCACGACGCGGACGTGCGGGCCTGGAAGACCTGTTCGCCCGGCTCACCGAGGAGGAATCATGA